In Rhizobium jaguaris, a single window of DNA contains:
- a CDS encoding M20 family metallopeptidase, producing MIAIDTSFPPGNGYPAFAELMSSLLEPMGFNCRQVILPEELWRVKNGPAQGPRVNLIAERSGSKPVCGLYYHVDTVPAAPAWQQDPLRLRRDGDRLFGLGAADMKGTIAATLLALRAADACCVDLAYDPMLLLCTDEEGGLYPGIRYLAEQGMLKGHIVNFNGSAAPRIWAGCFGVFNLQITVRGHAVHAGEGNRTGSGINAIDGALPLLNALHALKPQVAAFTSALPAPPHASGPLRPQLSIAAVNGGMSGGQVPAELKILVSRRYAPEENYDAARAEIEELVRTVMAKSPELHVEIDLVGHLIPTSDPDGPHWPRWQKALSLGFGYQDSDFSKWGAASCSDFGYVQQTGVMQEVLLGGLGRPESCIHSPEEHTTTTDIVALAQSILAYLARDFATDLIPEHAPSK from the coding sequence ATGATCGCTATCGACACGTCTTTTCCGCCTGGAAATGGCTACCCGGCTTTTGCGGAGCTGATGTCGAGCCTACTCGAACCCATGGGCTTCAATTGCCGGCAGGTGATCCTGCCGGAAGAGCTGTGGCGGGTTAAGAATGGTCCAGCCCAGGGGCCTCGAGTCAACCTCATCGCCGAGCGATCCGGTAGCAAGCCGGTTTGCGGGCTTTACTACCATGTCGACACAGTTCCCGCCGCCCCTGCTTGGCAACAGGATCCGTTGCGTCTCCGGCGCGATGGCGATCGCCTCTTCGGGCTTGGAGCCGCGGACATGAAAGGGACCATAGCGGCAACACTGCTTGCGCTGCGTGCCGCCGACGCCTGCTGTGTCGATCTGGCCTACGATCCGATGCTGCTCCTTTGCACCGATGAGGAAGGCGGCCTTTATCCTGGAATCCGCTACCTCGCCGAACAGGGTATGCTCAAGGGACATATCGTCAATTTCAATGGCTCGGCGGCGCCACGCATCTGGGCGGGCTGCTTCGGCGTCTTCAATCTTCAGATCACGGTTCGGGGTCACGCCGTTCACGCAGGCGAAGGCAACCGCACCGGCTCGGGCATCAATGCCATCGACGGGGCCCTTCCCCTCCTGAACGCCCTACACGCTTTGAAGCCGCAGGTGGCGGCCTTCACATCCGCCCTGCCGGCACCGCCACATGCGAGCGGACCGTTGCGGCCGCAGCTTTCCATTGCGGCCGTCAATGGCGGCATGTCCGGGGGACAGGTTCCCGCGGAGCTGAAAATCCTCGTCAGCCGGCGCTATGCGCCCGAGGAGAATTACGACGCGGCAAGGGCTGAGATCGAAGAGCTTGTCCGCACCGTCATGGCGAAATCGCCGGAGCTGCACGTCGAGATCGATCTCGTCGGTCACCTCATCCCGACCTCCGACCCGGATGGCCCGCATTGGCCTCGTTGGCAGAAGGCTCTCAGCCTCGGCTTCGGCTATCAGGATTCCGACTTCAGCAAATGGGGTGCCGCAAGCTGCTCGGACTTCGGCTACGTACAGCAGACGGGCGTCATGCAGGAAGTTCTGCTCGGCGGGCTTGGACGTCCGGAGAGCTGCATCCACAGTCCCGAGGAACATACGACGACCACGGATATCGTCGCGCTGGCGCAAAGCATCCTTGCCTATCTCGCCCGCGACTTTGCGACCGACCTCATTCCAGAACACGCACCATCAAAATAA
- a CDS encoding ABC transporter ATP-binding protein, with translation MSILSIRNLDVRHGLLQAVRDVSFDLARGEVLALVGANGAGKTTLLRSIAGAHFPASGQILLDGEDVTAVSSHKRIARGIALVPEGRRLFSQMTVEENLLLGKSAGRKGEWTVERVFDAFPNLKPRRHAKTGHLSGGEQQATAIGRALMSNPDILLLDEVSLGLSPLVVDRVYQQLQSLLSSGTTIILVEQDLARAMGVASRVICMLEGRIVLDRPANGVTREEVTQAYFGLHRQAAERSAS, from the coding sequence ATGAGCATTCTTTCCATTCGCAATCTGGATGTCCGTCACGGTCTGTTGCAGGCGGTACGTGATGTCAGTTTCGACCTTGCCAGGGGTGAGGTGCTGGCGCTCGTGGGAGCCAACGGCGCAGGCAAGACGACATTGCTGCGCTCCATTGCCGGCGCCCATTTTCCGGCCAGCGGCCAGATCCTACTCGACGGCGAGGATGTTACCGCCGTTTCCTCGCACAAACGCATCGCCCGGGGCATTGCCCTGGTGCCGGAGGGGCGGCGATTGTTTTCGCAGATGACAGTCGAGGAAAATCTGCTACTCGGCAAAAGCGCTGGCCGCAAGGGCGAATGGACGGTCGAGCGGGTCTTCGACGCCTTTCCGAACCTGAAGCCGCGCCGCCATGCCAAGACCGGCCATCTCTCCGGCGGCGAACAGCAGGCAACGGCGATCGGCCGGGCATTGATGAGCAACCCCGATATTCTGCTACTCGACGAAGTGTCGCTTGGCCTGTCACCACTGGTGGTCGACCGCGTGTATCAGCAGCTGCAAAGCCTGTTGTCGTCGGGCACGACGATCATCCTTGTCGAGCAGGATCTCGCACGCGCCATGGGCGTCGCGAGCCGCGTCATCTGCATGCTCGAGGGGCGCATCGTGCTCGATAGGCCGGCAAATGGCGTAACGCGCGAGGAGGTCACGCAGGCCTATTTTGGGCTCCACCGGCAAGCCGCTGAAAGGAGCGCGTCATGA
- a CDS encoding branched-chain amino acid ABC transporter permease, whose translation MINTLIQGILLGGYYAVIACGLSFMFSVMRIINLAHGSLAVVAAYGLWLLAAKLGIPPFAGLLIVLPVMAVFGWLLQRLVLERSARGGTLLPILTTFGLSIVIDNLLFEQFGADTRSLAPFIGNLSYASWQLPGHFFVGKLAALTMVTAIVILGGLQLFLSRFALGRSIRATAEDPDTAGLVGIDARRINAVATAITMVTVGIAGAFLAMRATFNPYSGGPQLLFAFEAAVIGGTGSLWGTLLGGIVLGLAQSIGAQIHPQGFLIGGHVAFLLVLFVRLHQFGIPRLGRIRALLRSPT comes from the coding sequence ATGATCAACACCCTGATTCAGGGCATTTTGCTCGGCGGCTATTATGCCGTCATCGCCTGCGGACTGTCTTTCATGTTTTCGGTCATGCGCATAATCAATCTCGCGCATGGCAGCCTTGCCGTCGTTGCTGCCTATGGCCTTTGGCTGCTGGCCGCGAAACTCGGCATCCCGCCCTTCGCCGGCCTGTTGATCGTACTGCCCGTCATGGCCGTGTTCGGCTGGCTATTGCAGAGGTTGGTGCTGGAGCGCAGTGCGCGCGGCGGCACGCTGCTGCCGATCCTGACGACCTTCGGCCTGTCGATCGTCATCGACAATCTGCTGTTCGAGCAATTCGGTGCCGACACGCGCTCGCTTGCGCCGTTCATCGGCAACCTGTCCTATGCCTCCTGGCAATTGCCCGGCCATTTCTTCGTCGGCAAACTCGCCGCGCTGACGATGGTGACCGCGATCGTCATCCTCGGCGGCCTTCAGCTCTTTCTCAGCCGTTTCGCGCTCGGCCGTTCCATCCGCGCCACGGCGGAGGACCCGGATACGGCGGGGCTGGTCGGTATCGATGCCCGGAGGATCAACGCGGTTGCGACCGCGATCACCATGGTCACAGTCGGGATTGCCGGCGCGTTCCTGGCGATGCGGGCGACCTTCAATCCCTATTCGGGCGGCCCGCAATTGCTGTTTGCCTTCGAGGCGGCCGTGATTGGCGGCACGGGCTCGCTGTGGGGAACCCTGCTTGGCGGCATCGTTCTCGGTCTGGCGCAGTCGATCGGCGCCCAGATCCATCCGCAAGGCTTCCTGATCGGCGGCCATGTCGCCTTTTTGCTCGTCCTCTTCGTTCGGCTCCACCAGTTCGGCATACCCCGGCTCGGCAGGATCCGCGCTCTTCTTCGGAGCCCGACATGA
- a CDS encoding ABC transporter permease, with translation MSPNYLLKRLLMIVYTLFIVSLVVFAITQVLPADAAVMMLGENATDQALEALRQQMGLNDPVWLQYLHWLGGILHGDFGQSLRTGQPVGPAMLQALGRSLLLAVLSIALMLVLAIPLGVLAAIRRGKLADMIVSLISYAGVSLPEFVTATLAVLFVADWAKLLPPTGYVPLTENFLDGLAHLALPVCVVSIILIAHVSRMVRSELVDVLHTDYIRAARLKGLSTSRVLFGHALRNALLPTITVVALDVGYLLGGIIVVEEIFALPGIGRQLIVAIQTRDLPAIQAGVLLMAATYSIVNFAADILYAWLDKRIQYD, from the coding sequence TTGTCACCGAATTATCTTCTGAAGCGGCTTTTGATGATCGTCTACACGCTCTTCATCGTGTCGCTCGTCGTCTTCGCGATCACCCAGGTCCTGCCGGCGGATGCCGCCGTCATGATGCTCGGGGAGAACGCCACCGATCAGGCGCTCGAGGCGCTGCGCCAGCAGATGGGGCTCAACGATCCCGTCTGGCTGCAATATCTGCACTGGCTGGGCGGTATCCTGCATGGCGATTTCGGCCAGTCGCTGCGCACCGGCCAACCTGTCGGCCCGGCCATGCTCCAGGCGCTCGGCCGTTCGCTTCTGCTCGCCGTCCTGTCCATCGCCTTGATGCTCGTGCTCGCCATTCCGCTCGGTGTGCTTGCAGCGATCCGCCGCGGCAAGCTCGCCGACATGATCGTCAGCCTTATCTCCTATGCTGGCGTATCGCTGCCGGAATTCGTGACGGCGACGCTTGCGGTGCTCTTTGTCGCCGATTGGGCGAAGTTGCTGCCGCCGACGGGCTATGTGCCGCTGACCGAGAATTTTCTCGACGGCCTTGCCCATCTGGCACTGCCGGTCTGCGTGGTGTCGATCATCCTCATCGCGCATGTCTCCCGCATGGTGCGTTCCGAACTCGTGGACGTGCTGCATACCGACTACATTCGCGCGGCGCGGCTCAAGGGTCTTTCCACGTCGAGAGTGCTGTTCGGTCACGCGCTGCGCAACGCCCTACTACCGACCATCACCGTCGTCGCGCTCGATGTCGGCTATCTCCTGGGCGGCATCATCGTCGTCGAAGAAATCTTCGCCCTCCCCGGCATCGGCCGGCAATTGATCGTCGCCATCCAGACGCGTGACCTGCCGGCGATCCAGGCCGGCGTGCTGCTCATGGCCGCAACCTATTCCATCGTCAATTTCGCCGCCGACATTCTCTACGCATGGCTCGACAAGAGGATCCAGTATGATTGA
- a CDS encoding nucleotidyl transferase AbiEii/AbiGii toxin family protein gives MAKETKNLGASVRARLLQLAKASGQSFDLVLTRFALERLLFRLSQSPHAGRFVLKGAMLMMSWFDDPHRGTRDLDLLGFGSPEPDPMLKTFREILAQQADDGVTFDAETLRVDRIREALEYGGLRLRVVASISGARIALTIDIGFGDALEPGAEVLDYPSMLGFPMPRLRAYARETVIAEKFQAMVMLGRANSRMKDFYDIWILSRSFDFNDDRLARAITATFERRETPIPTEAPDALTDAFAKDEEKQRQWHAFVESVAHEPGDLTDVVAEIATFLMPHAVAAARLGK, from the coding sequence ATGGCTAAAGAAACCAAAAATCTCGGCGCCTCGGTGCGCGCGCGCCTGTTGCAACTCGCCAAGGCAAGCGGGCAAAGCTTCGATTTGGTTCTGACGCGTTTTGCGCTTGAGCGGTTACTATTCCGGCTCAGCCAGTCACCCCATGCGGGCCGTTTTGTGCTGAAGGGTGCGATGCTGATGATGAGTTGGTTTGACGATCCGCACCGCGGCACGCGTGATCTCGACCTTTTGGGCTTTGGCAGTCCAGAGCCGGACCCGATGCTGAAGACCTTTCGGGAGATTCTGGCGCAACAGGCTGATGATGGCGTCACGTTCGACGCAGAAACTTTACGCGTGGATCGCATTCGCGAGGCACTAGAATATGGTGGGCTCAGGCTGCGGGTGGTCGCCTCGATCAGCGGCGCCCGGATCGCCCTGACGATCGACATCGGGTTTGGCGATGCGCTCGAGCCTGGGGCGGAGGTGCTAGATTATCCTTCTATGCTCGGTTTTCCGATGCCCCGGCTCCGAGCCTATGCGCGGGAGACGGTCATTGCCGAGAAGTTCCAGGCGATGGTCATGCTGGGGCGTGCAAACAGCCGGATGAAGGACTTCTACGATATCTGGATTCTCAGCAGGTCATTCGATTTCAATGATGACAGATTGGCACGTGCAATCACAGCGACTTTCGAGCGGCGCGAAACTCCGATCCCCACTGAGGCACCAGACGCCCTAACGGACGCCTTTGCCAAGGACGAGGAAAAGCAACGGCAATGGCACGCATTCGTTGAAAGCGTTGCACACGAACCCGGCGATCTGACGGACGTTGTCGCGGAGATTGCAACGTTCCTGATGCCGCACGCTGTTGCGGCTGCGAGGCTGGGCAAATGA
- a CDS encoding coniferyl-alcohol dehydrogenase produces the protein MLFGKTILVTGVASGIGARTAELAGQMGADVIGVDIREPPSGISSFIKGDISTAAGVTDIVRQLPNRIDALANVAGLSGSTGVVATLAVNFYGLRALSEAVAPHLREGGSIVNVASIAGYGWRANLERAKALTAVRGFPNVAGLVSEHGLKDEEGYPLSKELLLLWTMRAAHQPLFRDRGVRVNAVSPGPVETPILKQFRAVLGDERVDSDITRVGRAGTSADIAPAILFLCSDGARWISGANLPVDGGLEASINADVLGF, from the coding sequence ATGCTTTTCGGCAAGACCATCCTCGTCACCGGGGTCGCTTCGGGCATCGGTGCGCGCACTGCGGAACTTGCGGGACAAATGGGCGCCGATGTCATCGGGGTCGACATTCGCGAGCCGCCGTCGGGCATCAGCTCTTTCATCAAGGGCGATATCTCAACTGCCGCTGGCGTCACAGACATCGTTCGCCAATTGCCCAACCGCATCGATGCTCTGGCCAATGTCGCAGGGCTTTCCGGAAGCACCGGCGTAGTGGCAACGCTTGCAGTCAATTTCTACGGTCTGCGCGCGCTTTCCGAGGCGGTCGCACCTCATCTGCGCGAGGGCGGGTCGATCGTCAATGTCGCGTCGATCGCCGGCTATGGCTGGCGTGCCAATCTGGAGCGGGCAAAGGCGCTGACTGCAGTCAGGGGTTTTCCCAATGTCGCCGGTCTCGTCAGCGAGCATGGGCTGAAGGACGAGGAGGGTTATCCGCTCTCGAAGGAACTTCTTTTGCTCTGGACTATGCGGGCCGCGCACCAACCCCTCTTCAGGGATCGAGGAGTACGCGTCAATGCCGTCAGCCCTGGTCCTGTGGAAACACCGATTCTCAAGCAGTTCCGCGCCGTGCTCGGCGATGAGCGTGTCGACAGCGACATCACTCGCGTCGGGCGGGCAGGAACATCAGCCGATATCGCGCCTGCAATCCTGTTCTTGTGCTCGGACGGGGCACGCTGGATCAGCGGCGCCAATCTTCCCGTCGATGGCGGCCTTGAAGCCTCCATCAATGCCGACGTGCTCGGCTTCTAG
- a CDS encoding ABC transporter substrate-binding protein codes for MLKLNRRHFLASTAAILATPAIGFAQAATPGKGGTLRISVDQAASVIHPLLTRVNPEYMVTELLYSNLTRLKVDMSVEPDLAESWSANDALTEWTFKLRSGVKFHDGSPLTANDVAQTFKAILNPTNASPALNNVGPIADVTAADPLTAVFKLSTPYADFPVAMAYTVARIVPASIATGDFKKLSTTAVGTGPFKLVSYEPDRLIVVERNPDYYDPKRPYLDRVEIQVFPDTSAQTSALLAGDIDVISTVQPTEYLRMKDAQGVNPLRVPSGQFCNINFGCDTKPFNDARVRRALALTVDRQAMVDFVTEGFGTPGNDTALNSSYHFYADLPLRQANIEEARKLLAEAGYPSGFEATLIASDKPSQRTQLAVALREMAKEAGININVQTMPHATYLEQVWKKGSFYVGFYNMQPTADAIFKLLYTSDAAWNETRWNNAAFDKVVNEARGITDEAKRKELYAEAQKLMNEEVPSIIPVFFDVLAAKRDWVAGFEVHPRASVFRLDYVSLSDKAPKRS; via the coding sequence ATGCTGAAGCTCAATCGACGTCATTTCCTGGCGAGTACCGCCGCCATTCTGGCAACGCCTGCCATCGGCTTTGCCCAAGCCGCTACTCCCGGCAAGGGCGGCACCTTGCGCATTTCCGTCGATCAGGCCGCAAGCGTCATCCATCCGCTGCTGACGCGCGTCAACCCGGAATACATGGTCACCGAGCTGCTCTACAGCAATCTGACCCGACTGAAGGTCGATATGTCGGTCGAACCCGATCTGGCCGAAAGCTGGAGCGCCAACGATGCACTGACGGAATGGACCTTCAAGCTTCGCAGCGGTGTAAAGTTCCATGATGGATCGCCGTTGACCGCCAATGATGTCGCCCAAACCTTCAAGGCGATCCTCAATCCGACGAACGCCTCGCCGGCACTCAACAATGTCGGCCCGATCGCCGATGTGACTGCGGCCGATCCGCTGACCGCCGTCTTCAAGCTTTCGACCCCTTATGCCGACTTCCCCGTGGCGATGGCCTATACGGTCGCGCGCATCGTCCCGGCCTCCATCGCCACCGGCGACTTCAAGAAGCTGTCGACGACGGCCGTCGGCACCGGTCCGTTCAAGCTCGTCTCCTACGAACCGGACCGGCTGATCGTCGTCGAGCGCAACCCCGATTATTACGATCCGAAGCGCCCCTATCTCGACCGAGTCGAAATCCAGGTTTTCCCAGATACCTCGGCACAAACCTCGGCCCTGCTTGCCGGCGATATCGACGTCATTTCGACCGTACAGCCGACCGAATATCTGCGGATGAAGGATGCACAAGGGGTCAATCCGCTGCGTGTGCCTTCAGGCCAGTTCTGCAACATCAATTTCGGCTGCGACACCAAGCCCTTCAACGATGCGCGTGTCCGCCGCGCGCTGGCGCTCACCGTCGACCGGCAGGCGATGGTCGATTTCGTCACCGAGGGTTTCGGCACGCCGGGCAACGATACCGCCCTTAATTCCTCCTATCACTTCTATGCCGACCTGCCGCTGCGCCAGGCCAATATCGAGGAAGCCAGGAAGCTGCTTGCCGAGGCAGGCTACCCGAGTGGCTTCGAAGCGACGCTGATTGCATCGGACAAACCGAGCCAGCGCACCCAGCTCGCTGTCGCCTTGCGCGAGATGGCAAAGGAAGCCGGCATCAACATCAACGTCCAGACGATGCCGCATGCGACCTATCTGGAACAGGTGTGGAAGAAGGGCAGCTTCTATGTCGGCTTCTACAACATGCAGCCGACTGCCGACGCGATCTTCAAGCTGCTCTACACCTCCGATGCAGCCTGGAACGAAACGCGCTGGAACAACGCCGCCTTCGACAAGGTCGTCAACGAAGCCCGCGGCATCACCGACGAGGCCAAGCGCAAGGAGCTTTATGCCGAGGCGCAAAAGCTGATGAACGAGGAAGTCCCCTCCATCATCCCGGTGTTCTTCGATGTTCTCGCCGCCAAGCGGGATTGGGTAGCCGGCTTCGAGGTCCACCCTCGCGCTTCCGTCTTCCGTCTCGATTACGTCTCCTTGAGCGACAAGGCGCCGAAGCGGAGCTGA
- a CDS encoding aldehyde dehydrogenase has protein sequence MNISLLINGADRPAASGRTFDRLDPFTEKLASRAPAAGLEDVATAIKAASDAFPAWSSTGPGQRRAILAKAADIMDAKVGEFTTLMMEETGATAPWAGFNVMLAANILREAAAMTTQIGGEIIPSDKPGTLAMGIRQAAGVCLAIAPWNAPVILATRAIAMPIACGNTVILKASEQCPGTQRLIATALTEAGLPAGVINVITNAPEDAPQIVEALIAHPAVRRVNFTGSTKVGKIIAELSGKHLKPALLELGGKAPLVVLEDADVDGAVNAAIFGAFMNQGQICMSTERIIVHQAIADEFVAKLAARAVKLPAGDPRDQVVLGSLISLDAAKKMEVLIADAVTKGAKLVAGGKRTGTVIEATLLDYVTPEMHVYAVESFGPVKPIIRVADEDEAVRIANDTEYGLSSAVFSRDVQRALAVAARIESGICHINGPTLNDEAQMPFGGVKGSGYGRFGGKAAIAEFTDLRWITIEDSAQHYPF, from the coding sequence ATGAACATTTCCCTTCTCATCAATGGCGCCGACAGGCCGGCAGCCAGCGGCCGAACCTTTGACCGGCTGGACCCCTTCACCGAAAAACTGGCAAGCCGGGCGCCGGCCGCTGGCCTCGAGGATGTGGCGACGGCGATCAAAGCCGCATCCGACGCCTTTCCGGCCTGGTCAAGCACCGGTCCCGGCCAGCGCCGGGCGATCCTGGCAAAGGCGGCCGACATCATGGATGCCAAGGTCGGCGAGTTCACGACGCTGATGATGGAGGAGACGGGGGCGACCGCGCCCTGGGCCGGCTTCAACGTCATGCTTGCCGCCAATATCCTGCGCGAAGCCGCCGCCATGACGACACAAATCGGCGGCGAGATCATTCCGTCGGACAAGCCCGGTACGCTCGCGATGGGTATCCGCCAGGCGGCTGGCGTCTGCCTGGCGATCGCGCCGTGGAATGCGCCTGTCATCCTGGCGACACGCGCCATCGCAATGCCGATTGCCTGCGGCAATACCGTGATCCTGAAGGCCTCCGAGCAATGCCCCGGCACGCAGCGGCTGATCGCGACGGCCCTGACGGAAGCAGGCCTACCGGCCGGTGTCATCAATGTCATCACCAATGCGCCCGAGGACGCGCCTCAAATCGTCGAGGCATTGATCGCGCATCCGGCGGTGCGCCGCGTCAATTTCACCGGCTCGACCAAGGTCGGGAAGATCATCGCCGAGCTCAGCGGCAAGCATCTGAAACCGGCTCTGCTGGAGCTCGGCGGCAAGGCGCCGCTGGTGGTACTGGAAGATGCCGATGTCGATGGCGCCGTCAACGCGGCGATCTTCGGCGCCTTCATGAACCAGGGCCAGATCTGCATGTCGACCGAACGTATTATCGTCCACCAGGCGATCGCCGATGAGTTCGTCGCCAAGCTCGCAGCGCGTGCTGTAAAGCTTCCGGCGGGTGATCCCCGTGACCAAGTCGTGCTGGGCTCCCTCATCAGCCTCGACGCCGCCAAGAAGATGGAAGTATTGATCGCCGACGCTGTTACTAAGGGCGCGAAGCTGGTCGCCGGCGGCAAGCGGACGGGCACGGTCATCGAGGCGACCCTTCTCGATTACGTCACGCCCGAAATGCACGTCTATGCGGTGGAGTCCTTCGGACCCGTGAAACCGATCATCCGTGTTGCGGACGAGGACGAGGCTGTGCGTATCGCCAATGATACCGAATACGGGCTATCGTCAGCGGTCTTCAGCCGCGATGTTCAGCGGGCGCTCGCTGTCGCGGCCCGCATCGAGTCGGGGATTTGCCACATCAACGGTCCGACCCTGAACGACGAAGCGCAGATGCCATTCGGCGGCGTGAAGGGTAGCGGCTACGGCCGCTTCGGCGGCAAGGCAGCCATCGCCGAATTCACCGACCTGCGCTGGATCACAATCGAGGATTCGGCTCAGCACTATCCGTTCTAA
- a CDS encoding type IV toxin-antitoxin system AbiEi family antitoxin domain-containing protein, translating to MPASITQRQIARTVLAERGIARLAELRNAGVTAATMSRMERDGEVVRLARGLYQLPDAELDANHSLAEIAKRVPKAVVCLVSALAFHGLTDQLPRQIWLAIGRNDWAPQPNGPAMRIVRFTESLLNESVEIHVVEGVPVKIFGIAKTIADCFRYRNKIGLSIAIEGLQETLRQRRATPGEIADQAERGGVGTVIRPYLEALTANG from the coding sequence ATGCCGGCTTCCATCACTCAACGCCAAATCGCCCGAACTGTGCTCGCTGAACGCGGGATAGCACGTCTGGCGGAACTGCGGAATGCAGGCGTGACGGCGGCCACCATGAGCCGAATGGAACGGGATGGCGAGGTCGTGCGGCTTGCCCGCGGTCTTTATCAACTCCCCGATGCGGAGCTCGACGCCAACCACAGTCTGGCAGAGATCGCCAAACGCGTCCCGAAAGCCGTTGTCTGTCTTGTTTCGGCCCTCGCTTTCCACGGCTTGACGGATCAACTCCCGAGGCAAATCTGGCTTGCCATAGGCCGCAACGACTGGGCCCCACAACCGAACGGCCCTGCTATGCGCATCGTACGTTTCACAGAAAGCCTTCTCAACGAAAGCGTCGAGATCCATGTCGTTGAAGGCGTTCCGGTGAAGATTTTTGGAATCGCCAAGACGATTGCCGATTGCTTTCGTTATCGCAACAAGATTGGCCTATCCATAGCGATTGAGGGGCTGCAGGAGACGCTGCGGCAACGAAGGGCTACTCCTGGCGAAATCGCTGATCAGGCCGAGCGCGGTGGTGTTGGCACGGTGATCCGGCCGTATCTCGAGGCACTGACCGCCAATGGCTAA
- a CDS encoding ABC transporter ATP-binding protein yields MQVREQQRPGQDFLSAKGIHKRFGALVVLENLDFSMGDGDAVGIVGPNGAGKTTFLSALAGAFPLNAGTITFGGQNVTALTAADRCRSGLVRTHQIPKPFSGMTTFENVFVAASHGKTSSRDEAYERVADSLRLCGMLGVANRRADTLGLLDRKRLELARALATGPRLLLLDEIGGGLTDGEASELVETILELRRRGIAIVWIEHMVHILLQVVERLICMDAGKIIADGNPKAVMSDAEVVRAYLGGAPA; encoded by the coding sequence GTGCAGGTTAGAGAACAACAGCGGCCGGGACAGGATTTCCTGTCGGCCAAGGGTATCCACAAGCGCTTCGGGGCGCTTGTGGTTCTGGAAAATCTCGACTTCTCGATGGGCGATGGCGATGCCGTCGGCATCGTCGGTCCGAACGGCGCCGGCAAGACGACCTTCCTGAGCGCTCTGGCCGGTGCATTTCCGCTGAACGCGGGAACCATCACCTTTGGCGGACAGAACGTCACGGCGCTGACGGCGGCCGACCGCTGCCGCTCCGGCCTCGTGAGAACGCACCAGATCCCCAAGCCCTTCAGCGGCATGACAACCTTCGAGAACGTCTTCGTCGCCGCCTCGCATGGCAAAACATCAAGCCGCGACGAGGCCTATGAGCGCGTCGCCGATTCCCTGCGGCTCTGCGGCATGCTCGGCGTTGCCAATCGCCGCGCCGATACGCTTGGCCTGCTCGACCGCAAACGTCTGGAGCTTGCCCGGGCCCTTGCAACCGGCCCCCGGCTGCTGCTGCTCGACGAAATCGGTGGCGGGTTGACCGATGGCGAGGCCAGCGAGCTGGTGGAGACCATTCTCGAATTGCGCCGCCGAGGCATCGCCATCGTCTGGATCGAACACATGGTCCATATCCTGCTGCAGGTCGTCGAACGGCTGATCTGCATGGATGCCGGTAAGATCATTGCCGACGGCAATCCGAAGGCTGTCATGAGCGATGCCGAGGTGGTGCGCGCCTATCTTGGAGGAGCGCCCGCATGA
- a CDS encoding GntR family transcriptional regulator, protein MPKFSADVPRASELSVPLYEVVKRQITEAIMMGKWPAGTVLPSEIALSQMFGVAVGTIRRALQDLTNEGLLSRRRKTGTVVTGRTPQHSLRFFFQYFRLHGLDGSLQNSTSDVLSLERRNASQDERAGLRIEGAAEVISIHRLRSVGGKPVMHEVMALPAQMLPEFPDKKEDVPPLLYLFLLDRYGIRISAVREQIAADMATEEDSRLLQLSLPSAVLTIDEVAYDQSAVPVLVAKHRATTRSHRYVHEVQ, encoded by the coding sequence ATGCCTAAATTTTCAGCAGATGTGCCACGTGCTTCCGAACTCTCAGTTCCCCTCTACGAAGTCGTGAAACGTCAGATCACTGAAGCGATCATGATGGGAAAATGGCCTGCTGGAACTGTGCTGCCGAGCGAGATCGCGTTGTCGCAAATGTTTGGCGTGGCAGTGGGCACAATCAGGCGAGCCCTGCAGGATCTGACCAATGAAGGCTTGCTCAGTCGTCGACGCAAGACAGGCACGGTGGTCACCGGCCGCACACCCCAACACAGCCTGAGGTTCTTTTTCCAGTATTTTCGTCTGCATGGGCTTGATGGCTCGTTGCAAAACTCGACGTCTGACGTTCTTTCGTTGGAGCGTCGTAACGCGAGCCAGGACGAGCGCGCAGGGCTGCGGATAGAAGGAGCAGCAGAAGTGATTTCGATCCACCGGCTACGCAGCGTCGGGGGTAAACCGGTTATGCATGAAGTGATGGCGCTTCCAGCGCAGATGCTGCCGGAGTTCCCTGATAAGAAAGAGGATGTGCCTCCGCTTCTTTATCTTTTTCTTCTTGATCGTTATGGCATTCGCATTTCTGCTGTCCGTGAGCAGATTGCGGCCGATATGGCAACGGAGGAGGATAGCCGGTTGCTGCAGTTGAGCCTGCCCAGCGCCGTACTGACGATTGACGAAGTTGCCTACGATCAGTCTGCCGTTCCGGTTCTCGTCGCGAAGCATCGCGCGACGACTAGAAGCCACCGCTATGTGCATGAGGTTCAATAG